In [Mycobacterium] stephanolepidis, the genomic window AGGTTGAGCCATAGGCGCTACTCGCGATGGTGGTGCCCTCGTGCACGAGGTTCATGTACTCGTAGCCCTGTCCGAGGACGAAGAAGGTGCCCATGATGAGGGTGATGACGTACCAGCGGCGCAGCCCGAAAACATCGCCGCGCTCTGCAGCGAACACACCCATCTGACAGGTGAAGGACGAGGCGACCAGCACGGCGGTCACGGGGATGGCAAGACCCAGGTTCAGCTCGGTGGGCTCCGGCGGCCAATTGCCACCGGACTGCGCCCGCGCGGTGAAGTAGAACGCAAAGAGTCCAGCAAAGAACATCAACTCACTGGAAAGCCACACAATGGTGCCAACACTCACCATGTTGGGCCGGTTCAGTGAATGAACCCGCTGGGTAATGGCGGTTCCCGCCGGCGATCCTGGGGCTGCTGCGGTCGTCACGTCGTAAGTATGACGCTTTGTAGTTGTCGAGAGCCACTCGGGTCCGACATTGATTTGTGACCGACTCCCGACAACGTGTGTGGCCTCTGATGAGAGTGGTGCCGGTGACCTGCGTCCGGCGTGTCGCGGGCGGCCTGGGAGGCATTTAGTCCTTTGTTGTCCTGGTTGTCTCCATGGGACCATTTGCGGCGTGCTGGAACATTCCTGGCCCCAGGTATTGGGCGAGCTGACCAACCGTCGCGACCTGTCCGCGGGTCAGGCGGCCTGGGCCATGGACCAGATCATGACCGGCGCGGCCACCCCCGCTCAGATCGCGGCCTTCGGGGTGTCGATGCGGATGAAGCGTCCGACCTCCGATGAGGTCGGCGAGCTGGCCGACACCATGCTGTCGCACGCGATCGGATTTCCCTCGGGCGGGCAGGACGGCCAGATCGGCGCGAACGCGGTGGATATCGTCGGCACCGGGGGCGACGGCGCGAACACGGTGAACCTCTCCACCATGGCGTCCATCGTGGTGGCGGCGTGTGGTGTGCCGGTGGTCAAGCACGGCAACCGGGCCGCGTCCTCACTGGCCGGCGGCGCCGACACGCTGGAGACGCTGGGTGTGCGTATCGATCTGGGGCCCGAGGCGGTGATGCGCAGCGTCGCCGAGGTGGGTATCGGTTTCTGTTTCGCGCCGCATTTTCATCCGTCATACAGGTACGCCTCCGCGGTGCGTCGCGAGATCGGTGTGCCCACGGTGTTCAACTTGCTTGGCCCGCTGACCAACCCGGCCCGTCCGCGGGCGGGCCTGATCGGCTGTGCGTTCGCCGATCTGGCAGAGGTGACGGCGGGTGTCTTCGCCGGACGCGGATCCAGCGTGCTGGTGGTGCACGGTGACGACGGGCTCGACGAGCTGACCACGACCACGACCAGCACCATCTGGCGGGTTCAGGCGGGCACCGTCGACACGCTGCGGTTCGATCCGGCGGCGTTCGGTTTCGCGCGTGCTCGGCTCGAGGAGCTCGTCGGCGGCGATCCGGAGTTCAATGCCGCCGAGGTACGGGCCGTGCTTGGTGGTCGCATGGGCGCCGTCCGCGACGCAGTGGTGCTCAACGCCGCGGGCGCCATGGTTGCGCACGCCGGGCTGGCCAGCGACGCCCAATGGGTGCCTGCCTGGGAGGACGCGCTCACCCGGGTGTCCGGCGCGATCGATTCCGGCGCAGCGGCGACGCTGCTGGACAAGTGGATCGTCGTCAGTCAACAGCTCGGGGCGCAGTAGAACCTGTCGCAGATTCGGCTTGACCCTATAGCGAGGTAGAGGGTCAACAATTGGGTCATGCGCAGCGGTGAGGTGGCCTCCGGGGCCGGTGTCAGCGTTCAGACGGTGCATTACTACGAGCGCCGGGGGCTGCTGGAGCAGCCGCCACGCTCGGCTGCGGGTTACCGGTCCTACCCGGTGGACGCCGTCGAGGTCGTACGTTTTGTAAAGCGTGCTCAGGAGTTCGGATTCACCCTCGACGAGGTCGAGGAGCTGATGCAGCTGGCCAACGGCGGCCCCGACGATTGCCAGGCCGCTCGTGATCTGGCGCAGGCCAAGCGAGAGCGGCTGACCGGGATGATCACCGAACTGCAGCGGATGGAACAGTCGCTGGCCGAGCTCGTGAGCACCTGCGACCGGCCGCGCGCCGATCGCTGCTGTCCGCTGATCGGTACGTTGCACACCGGTGCGATCCGATGAATCTCGAGATCCTGCAGGTGTCCGATTGCCCGAATGTTCCACTCCTGCAAGATCGGATTGCTGCCGCACTGGCCGGTGAGCAGATCACCGCGGCCATCACCCACCATGTCGTGACCACTCCGGAAGAGGCCGACGCGCACCGGATGACGGGCTCCCCGACATTGCTGGTCGACGGCGAGGACCCGTTCGCGGAACGGGGGCTGACGGCGGGGCTCGCCTGCCGCCTCTACGCGGGAGAAAGCGGTAGCGGACTCGAGGGTGCGCCGTCGGTATCGGCGCTACGCGCGGCGCTGCGACGGCGCATGACCGGTGAGGCCGTGCTGGCCGGTCTGATTGCGTGGCGCGGTGGCGCGCAGCCGGCCGGACCGATCGAGCATGCGGTGCATCGCGCCATTTTGCGGCGGTTCGCCGAGACGGGGAGGCCACCGCGGGCAGACCAATTGGCCGATCTCGCGGCTGGTGTGTCCATCGAGGCTGTCTTGGACAGCCTTCGGGAGTCCGATGTGATCCAGCTCGACGACACGGGACGAATCAGCTCGGCCTACCCGTTTTCAGGCACCCCCACCGCACACCGAGTGACGATCGATGGTGGCGTCGAGGTGTATGCGATGTGTGCCGTCGACGCGCTCGGTATCTCCGCAATGCTCGGCGGACCGCACATCGGGATCGTCTCGGTCGATCCCCGGACGGCGGAGACGATCACCGTTGCGGTCGATGGCCCCGAAGCAACCGCGGTTCCCGATTCCGTGGCCGTCTTCGTGGGAATCCATACCGGCGAAGGCCCCTCGGCAGAGACCTGCTGCACCCTGCTCAACTTTTTCACCGACAGCGAGTCGGCAGGCACGTGGGTAGATCAGAATCCGCATGTCACCGGGATGGTGATCGACCTGGCTACCGCAACTCATTGCGGCGCAGCGATATTCGGTCCTCTGTTGGCCGACTAGATGCCACCGTCAGCCAACGGCTCGGGGCACAGCGGTACGCCCGGGCCTGATCAGCTCGGCCATGCCCCAGTCGTCGTGACGGATGGCGCCGGCCATGCGCGCACTGCGTGCCGTCAACGCCCAATCTCGCAGGGGCCCTGAACATCCCGTCGACTCGGCATAACCGTCGGTCGAGGACACGATGCGTACCCCGGGCTCGGCCAACCAGCGGGTGATCACTCCGGTCTCCTCGGGTGCCGCCCCGCCGAACGGTTCGGCAGACGGCAGCACCACCTGGGCCGATGCCGATGCGGCAGCCACCACCGGCATCGGGGGGATACTGCGGCGCGCGACCGCGGCACCGGCCAGTTGACCATGCCGCATCACGGCGATCTGCCATCCGCCGTCACCATCGGGGCGGGCGGCGATCAGCTCCTCGATGCGTGCGAGGGCCTGCAGGCGGTGCTGGCGGGCCAGCGCCTCGATGAGGGCGGCCGTCGCATCGCGTTGCCGCGCGGCGCTTTCGTAGCGTCGCAGCCCACCGAGTTCGGCGACTCGGTCGCACATCGCGTGCAGCGGTTGCCCCTCGATGCCGGTGAGGACCGCATGCGCCGTCATGAGGGCATCCCCGTATTCGGCGGCGTCCACGCCGACGGGGGCCGGGCACGGGGAGGCGGTGTCGTGCGGGTAGGACTGGCCGTTGCAGGCGGGGCCGTGTCGCCCAGTGGCCCCGATACGCGCGGCGCACGTGCGAACGCCGGTGAACCGAGCGAGTGCCAGGGCGGCGGCCGTGGCGTCAGTCCGGGCACGAAACGGGCCGAGCATCCGACGCCCGTTCGTGGTCCGGACCACGGCGAAACGGGGGAATGGCTCCTCGGTGAGCACCACCCACCACCAGCGATGCGGGAATCGCGATTTCCTGTTGTACGGCGGTGCGTGTGCACCCAGCAGTCGCAGCTCGCGAACCGCGGCCTCCAACGGGTGTGCACAGGTCACGTGGTCCACCGCGGTGGCAATGGTGACCATCTCGCGCATCCGGCCACGCGGGTCCGCGCCGGTGAAGTACTGCTGCACCCGTCGGCGCAGGTTAACGGCGGTGCCCACGTACAGCACCTCGCCGGACGGCCCACGGAACAGGTAAACGCCCGGGGCGTAAGGCATTCCATCGGCCAGGGAGCGTTTGTCCCGCAGGGCGTTGGGCACCTGGGTGCGGTACCGGTGCAGCTCTGCCATGGTGTCGACACCCTGGTTGCCCACCCGGCCGATCAGGGCATGCAGCACATCGACGGTGGCCCGGGCATCATCCAGCGCCCGGTGATTGGGGGTTGTCGATGCGCCGAGCAGCTGAGCCAGTGCGCCCAGGCTGACCCGTGGTGCCTCGTCGCGGGTCATCACCCGGCGGGCAAGCCGGACCGTGCACAGCACCGTGGGCTGTGGCCAGTCGATCCCGCACTGTCGCGCCGCCGCCTGGAGAAAACCGATATCGAAGCCGGCGTTATGTGCGACAAGTACTGCCCCGCGGGCGAATTCGAGAAACGTCGGCAGCACCTGTTCGATGGGCGGAGCGTCCACCAGCATGGCCGAGGTGATGCCGGTCAGGCGGACGATCTGTGGCGGCAGCGATCGCTTCGGGTCGACCAGCGTGGCCAGTTCCCCGAGCACCTCACCGCCACGCACCTTTACCGCGCCGATCTCGGTGATTGCGTCGTTCTCCGCGCTTCCGCCGGTCGTCTCCAGGTCCACCACCACAAAGGTGGTGTCACGCAGTGCTTGTACCGACGGGGCGTGTGCCGACGACCCCGACGAAGCGTGCACCTCGTCGAAGGTCAGCTGCGTCATGACCTGAGCGTATGACCCGGGACCGACATATCGGGGTCACGCCACGGGGGTACAGATCAATGCGAGCGCATCGTTGGTGGTGTCGACGCCGCGGTCGCCGATCGTCTCTTCGAGCCGCGACCGCAACACGCTGCGCGCGGCGGCATCGAGTGTGAGGTGATTGGAGTAGGTGAAGACCATGTCCAGGTATGCCTGTGTGGAGAAGTGTGGGCGGTCCAGGAAATGGGAGTGCCGCACGTGATAGCCGGATTTCTCGATGGCCGCCGAGACGGTGTCCTCGGTGTTGATGGACGGGCGCTTGGTGGTGTCCATGAAATCGGCGTAGACGGTGTCCAGGTCCTGCTGAGTCGGCGAGGTGGGCACGATGCGGTTCCACACCAGTGCGAGGCGGCCTCCCGGGCGAAGCACGGTCAAAACCTTCCGTAGCGCCGTAGTGGGCTCTACCCAGTGGAAGGACTGCGCGAAGAGCACGAGATCGAAGGTCCGGCCGGTCGGCTGCCACTCCTCGAATGTGGCCACCTCGACGTCGATGCCCTTCGCGGCTGCCATCTGCGCCATGCGTGCGTCCGGTTCGACGGCCAGCACCTCGGCGCCGGCCGCGGCCAGTTGTGCCGACGCGATCCCGGTACCCGCTCCCACATCCAGGGCGCGCGTATGGCCGCCGGACACAAGCTCGTCGATCAGAGGTTGCGGATAGCGGGGGCGGTGACGGTCGTAGGCGTCGGCGGAGCCACCAAACGATTCGGCCCGGAGGCGGTCGGTATGCGCTGGTTGCGACTGTTCCGTCATACCGCAAGGGTGCCAGGCGGTGCTTACTTGTCGGTGGGCGCAGTTACCGTCCGCCCTGAACCCGAAAGAACGACCGATGGGAAAGGAGGAGCCATGCTTATCGATTGCGACGATTGCGCGATGCGCGGCCCGGGATGCGGTGACTGCGTGGTCAGCGTGCTGTTGGGGGTGCCCCAGACGCTTGCCGACGACGAACGTGCGGCGCTGGCCGTCTTGGCCGAGGCCGGGATGGCGCCCAAGCTGCGACTGGTGCCGATTCAGCGCACATACGACACGCCTGATTCGGCGAAGACGCCCGATGCCGGAGTCGCATAGGGCACACTCGAAATAGGTGCTTGATGGCCCACCCCGGGAACGGGGAGGAGAACCGACACTTACGCGACACTGACGTCGTTTCCCACTGCGGTGGACAACGTCGATGCCATTTCGTAACCTATCTGAGACCTATTGGCGCCGTAGTTCGCGGCGATCACATTGCAGTAAAGGGATGTTGTCTTGAGTGTCGGGCGTCTTCTTCGAAATCATTCGGATCGATCGACGCCCTCACCTCTCCGGCGCACGATGCTTGCGATGACCGCTGCCGCCCTGGTCGGCGGGATATTTGCGGGTGGTCAGGTCGCGACTGCCGACCCCAACAACGACGCCGTGAAGAAGCTCAACGAGCTGTCTCGTCAGGCTGAGGCAACCTCCGAAGCGGCTAACTCGGCGAAGATGGATCTCGACGCCAAGCTGGCGGCTCAGCGTGATGCCGAGAAGGCGGTTCTCGCCGATGAGGCCGTCGCGAAGGCTGCGCGCATGGCGGTCTCCACGTACCAAGTCGACGTCAACAAGGCAATGGTCGCCGCGTACATGGGTGGTAACACCAGCGGCTACGGTGCCGTGCTGACCTCCAACTCTCCGCAGAACCTCATCGACCAGTTGTCGGTGCAGCGCACGGTGGGAACCGAGATGCGTGGCCGGATGGACAGCTATCGCGCCGCGCAGTCCTCGGCCGATGAGGCCGAGCAGCGGTCCCGTGATGCCGTCGAGCAGGCCCGGGTGGCCGCCGAGCAGGCCAAGAACGTTCGCGCCTCGCTGCAGGCCAAGCAGAGCCAGCTGCAGGTGCAGATCGCGGTCGTCAAGTCGCAGTACAACACTCTGAACCCCGGCCAGCGCGCTCAGCTGGCGGCACTGGCGCCCGTGCCCCCGCCGCCTCCGGTGGAGCCGGGCCAGGCCCCGGATGCTCCCGAGCCGCTGATGCAGGCTGCGGCCGCCGCCCCCGCGCCGGAAGTCGCCGTCGGTGGTGGAGGTTCGGCCATCGGTGCGAACGCCGTCGCCGCGGCATTGACCCGGATCGGTGCGCCCTACTCGTGGGGCGGTTCGGGCCCCAACGCCTTCGATTGCTCGGGCCTGGTGATGTGGGCCTACGGCCAGCAGGGTGTCTCGCTGCCGCACTCCAGCCAGGCGCTCGCCCGTGGTGGCACGCCCGTGGCGCTGAGTGATCTGCAGCCGGGTGACGTCATCAACTTCTACGGGGATGCCTCGCACACCGGTATCTATGTCGGCAACGGCATGATGGTGCACGCCTCCACCTACGGTGTTCCCGTCGCGGTCGCGCCCATCACCTCCTCCGGCCCGATCTACAACGCGCGCCGCTACTGAGTCGCAGCCGTCGTGCCCGGGTGTCAGGGGTAGCACGCTGGACATCGCTGCTCGCGGTGGTTCTGTTGATTCTCTGCGGTTGTCGTACACAGTCCGCCGTGCCGCCCAACGATGTGCGTGCAGCGATTCAGGCATTGTTGACGCGCTACTCCGAGGCTTTGCGCAGCGGTGATACCGCGGCACTGGACGCCGTCCTCGCTCCCGGCAGACCCCGGGAGGCTCAGTGGCGGTTGCAGAAGAACCTGTCGGGGCTGAAGACAGACACATTCGAGTATCGGTTGGCCGCCGAGGTTCCCGCCGATCCTGTTGCGCCGCATCAACAATGGACATTGGACGTGGCGCTGTTCTATGCGGTCAGCGGAGTGGACAAGGTTGCCGTCAGGCGCCCCGCCACGGTCGTCGTGCTGCACGATAACGACACCTGGCGGTTGGTCGATGCCAGCGCGGTCGCCGTGCCGTGGCAGTTCGCGCCCGCGGTGGAGACGCGTAGCAAGGTGGGAGACCGGGACGTGGTGGTGCTGGGGCATCCCGGTTCGGCGGTGGCGCCACGGCTTGCCGACGAGATCGCCGGTGCATTGACGGCGTTGTCGGAGTTCTGGGGGCCGCAGTGGCAGGCGGGAGTGCTACTGGTCGCGGCAGAAACGGACGCAGAGTTCGCTGCGCTTGTCGGGGGCGCAGATACCGATGGAATAGCCGCCGCCGCGGTCGCCGACCGTGTCGAGCGTGGAGTCGCTGTGGGGCAGCGGGTGATTTTCGCGCCGGGCTCGGCAGCACTTCCACCCGATCAGTTCCGTGTGGTGCTACGCCATGAACTCTTCCACGCCGCGGCCCGTACGGTCACCGGCGATCACGCACCCCTCTGGTTGGTGGAGGGGGTGGCCGATTACAACGGGCGCCGCGGCAGCGGCACACCCTTCCGGAACGCTGCGCCCACATTGGCCAGTGCCCTTGCCGCGGGACGGATTCCGGACCATTTGCCCACTGACGACGACATCGAGAGTCCGGGAACGAAACGTACACAGGCGTACGAGGAGGCTTGGTCGGTGGCCCAGTATGTGGCCGAAACCTTTGGTGAACCAAAACTGGTACAGCTGTACCGGTATGGGGCCGCCGTTGCGCCGAGTGCGCAGGGTGTGGCCATCCAGCAGGCATTGGGCATCGATGAGCCGACACTGGTTCGGCAGTGGCAGAGCTGGCTCTGCTCTCGTCCACTACGGTAGGCGTCGTGACATTTCAGCCTGGCGGCCGGCGGCAACGGATCCTGTTGGTCACCAACGATTTTCCGCCCAGGCCCGGGGGCATTCAGTCCTACCTGCAAGAGCTGGTGACTCACCTGGCCGGATCGCACGAGGTGACCGTGTACGCGCCGAGGTGGAAAGGATGCGAGCGATACGACGCCGCGGCTGACTATCAGGTGGTGCGGCACCCGACCTCGTTGATGCTTCCGAGCCCTGGCGTCCGCCAGCGCATGGTGGACCTCATCAAGTCGCAGCACTCCGACGTGGTGTGGTTCGGTGCGGCCGCGCCACTGGCGCTCTTGTCGTCGGCCGCCAAGGCGGCGGGAGCCGCCGTAACGGCGGCCAGCACGCACGGGCACGAAGTCGGCTGGTCGATGCTGCCGGTGGCACGGTACGCACTGCGACAGATCGGCGATAGCACCGACGTGATCACCTATGTCAGCCGCTACACGCGCGGACGCTTCGCCGCGGCCTTCGGTCCGCGTGCCGCGTTGGAACATCTGCCCGCCGGTGTCGACACCAATAGATTCCGTCCTGACCCAGTGGCACGCGAGGAGCTGCGGCGCCGCTACGGGCTCGGCGAGCGGCCGACCATCGTGTGCGTCTCCCGGCTCGTCCCGCGTAAGGGCCAAGACAAGCTCATCGAGGCGCTGCCGGCGATCCGGGAACGTGTCGACGGTGCGGCGCTGGTGATCGTGGGTGGTGGTCCATACGCGGAACCGTTGCGGGCGTTGGCCAGTCGCGTCGGCGTCGATGAGCATGTGGTGTTCACCGGCGGTGTGCCGTGGGAGGAGCTACCCGCTCATCACGCGATGGGCGATGTCTTCGCGATGCCCTGCCGTACCCGCGGAGCGGGGCTCGACGTGGAGGGCCTGGGGATAGTGTTTCTGGAGGCGTCGGCCTGCGGCGTCCCGGTGGTCGCCGGAAACTCAGGGGGCGCACCGGAAACCGTGCGCGACGGTGAGACGGGGCTTGTCGTCGATGGCAGATCGGTACCCGCGATCACGGACGCGATCGTCCAGATCCTGTCCGATCCGGCGCAGGCCGCCGTGATGGGGGAGACGGGGCGCACCTGGGTGACCGAGCACTGGCGCTGGGATCACCATGCCGCCCGCTTCGCCGAGTTGGTCGGCGGCTCTGCATAGGCTCCGCGGGGTGGGAGATCTACTCGGGTGACCCCGAGTAGATCGCATCGATGTCTGCCGCGAACTTCTCGGCCACCACATTGCGCTTCACCTTGAGCGTCGGCGTCATCTCGCCGGTGGCCTCGGTGAAGTCAACCGGCAAGATGCGGAACTTCTTGATGGCTTCGGCATGGGAGACAACCTGATTGGCTGCCTTGACGGCGGTTTCGACCTCTGCGAGCAGATCGGGATCCTCGACCAGGTCGGCGACGGTGGCCTCGGCGGGCTTGCCATTGCGCTGCTTCCAGCCGTCGATGGCTTCGGGGTCGATGGTAATGAGGGCTCCGATGAACGGCTGCTTGTCGCCGACGGCCATCGCCTGACTGATCAACGGATGAGCGCGCAGCTGATCCTCCAGTACCGCCGGTGCCACATTCTTACCGCCTGCGGTGACGATGATTTCCTTCTTGCGACCGGTGATCGTGACGAAGCCGTCCTCATCGATCGCGCCCAGATCGCCGGTGTGGAACCAGCCGTCCACGATCGACTCGCCGGTCGCGGTCGGGTTGTTCCAGTACCCGCTGAACACGACGCCGCCGGACACCAGTAGCTCGCCGTCATCGCCGAGCCTCACGGCGTTACCGGGCAACGGCCTACCGACACTGCCGATCTTGAGCCCACCGATCACGTTCACCGCGCAGGCTGCCGTCGTTTCGGTAAGTCCGTAGCCCTCGTAGATGGTCAGGCCGACGCCGCGGTAGAAGTGACCGAGTCGGGCACCCAGTGGCGCTCCACCGGAGATCGATGCCACGCACTCACCGCCGAGCGCCGCGCGCAGCTTGCCGTACACCAGCTTGTCGAAGGCGGCGCGTTTGGCGCGCAACACGATGCCCGGTCCGCCGTTGTCCAGCGCCTGGCTGTACTCGACGGCGGTGTCGGCGGCAGCGTCGAAAATCTTTCCCTTGCCGTCATTCTGGGCGTTCTGGCGAGCGGTGTTGTACACCTTCTCGAAGATGCGGGGGACAGAGACGATGAAGGTGGGCTTGAAGATCCCGAACGTCGGCACCAGTGTCTTGATGTCACTGGTGAATCCGACGCTCACCTTGGACTGGAAGCACGCCATCGCGATACCGCGCGCCAGCACGTGTGCCAGCGGCAGGAAGATCAGCGTCCGGCTGCCCTTCTGTAGGTAATCGGGGAAAACAGCACGCGCACCCCGGGTTTCGTACACCAGGTTGGAGTGGGTGAGCTGGCAACCCTTGGGACGCCCGGTGGTTCCCGAGGTGTAGATGAGCGTCGCGGGATCGCTGGCCCTGATGGCGTCGAGTCGGCCGCTGAGCTCGGCGGCGTCCACACCGCTCCCAGCCTCGGCGAGCTCGTCGAGAGCCGCGGGTGCAGTCGAACTGGCGATGTGAAACACGGTGCGCAGGTTGGGGAGTTCGGGTGCCAGCTCTTCGGCGATCTTGGCATGCGCATCGGACTCCAAGAACAGTGCCACCGCCGCGGAATCCTGCAATACCCACCGGACCTGATCGGCCGAAGATGTCTCGTAGATGGGAACGGTGATGGCGCCGATCGACAGCACTGCGTAGTCGATGATCGTCCACTCGTACCGTGTCGCCGAGATCAGTGCCACGCGATCACCGGGCGCCACACCCTTGGCGATCAGGCCGTTGGCCACCGCACGGATCTGCGCTGCGGCCTCCGCGTAGGTGACGGGCGTCCAGGTGCCGTCGACGAGACGGGAGAATGCCGCCTGATTGGGGTCTTCACGTTCGTAGTCGTAGACGGCATGAACAACCGATGCGTTGTCCTCGACAGTGAATGGGGCAGGAACGCTGAACTCTCGCACCCGCTCAGACTAGTCGTGGCCTCAGGATCGTCGAAGACGTTGCCGCATTTCCTTCGGCGGCGAGGCTTAAGCTAGTGCGCGATGAACAGCATTCAGGTCGCCGACCAGACCTTTATCGCCGCAGATCCCGCGGACATCGGCCGCGCCATCTCCAACCCCGCCGATTGGCGCCGTTGGTGGCCTGACCTGCAGCTCAATGTTGTCGAGGAGCGCGGCGAGAAAGGCATCCGCTGGACGGTCGCCGGGCCTCTGACCGGAACGATGGAGGTGTGGTTGGAGCCCGCGTTGGACGGGGCGATCCTGCACTACTTCCTGCACGCCGAGCCGACCGGAGTCAGCGCCGCACAGGTGGCCAAGCTGAATCTGGCTCAGCTCAATCACGCGCGTCGGGTCACCGGCAAGCGGTTCGCTTTCGGGGTCAAGCAGCGGCTCGAGGCAGACCGGACAATTGGCGAGTCGTGGGTGCCGCAGGCCTGATCAGGCGGCAGCGAGCACGACCAGCGGGATGGGGCGAGACGTCGCCCGCTGGTAGGCGCTGTAATGGCCAGAGTTGTTGGTGTCGGCTAACTTCCACAACCGCTCGTAATCCGTGTCGCCGGGTAGAAGTGCCGTCGCGCGGACGCGGCGCCGGTCCCGGCCCAATTGCACCTGTACCTGCGGGTGCGCCTTCAGGTTGTGGTACCAGGCAGGATTGCGCCGCGCGCCGCCATTAGAGGCCACGATGACGAGATTGTCGCCGTCCTTGGCATAGGTCAGCGAGTTGATGCGCTGTGCCCCGGTCTTGGCGCCGATGGAAGTCAGCAGCAGGCTGGGGGCCATTCCCGGAACGTGATGACCCAGATAGCCTTTCGATGCGATGTAGATGCTCTGGTGTACACC contains:
- a CDS encoding DEDD exonuclease domain-containing protein, with the protein product MTQLTFDEVHASSGSSAHAPSVQALRDTTFVVVDLETTGGSAENDAITEIGAVKVRGGEVLGELATLVDPKRSLPPQIVRLTGITSAMLVDAPPIEQVLPTFLEFARGAVLVAHNAGFDIGFLQAAARQCGIDWPQPTVLCTVRLARRVMTRDEAPRVSLGALAQLLGASTTPNHRALDDARATVDVLHALIGRVGNQGVDTMAELHRYRTQVPNALRDKRSLADGMPYAPGVYLFRGPSGEVLYVGTAVNLRRRVQQYFTGADPRGRMREMVTIATAVDHVTCAHPLEAAVRELRLLGAHAPPYNRKSRFPHRWWWVVLTEEPFPRFAVVRTTNGRRMLGPFRARTDATAAALALARFTGVRTCAARIGATGRHGPACNGQSYPHDTASPCPAPVGVDAAEYGDALMTAHAVLTGIEGQPLHAMCDRVAELGGLRRYESAARQRDATAALIEALARQHRLQALARIEELIAARPDGDGGWQIAVMRHGQLAGAAVARRSIPPMPVVAAASASAQVVLPSAEPFGGAAPEETGVITRWLAEPGVRIVSSTDGYAESTGCSGPLRDWALTARSARMAGAIRHDDWGMAELIRPGRTAVPRAVG
- the merB gene encoding alkylmercury lyase family protein, which produces MNLEILQVSDCPNVPLLQDRIAAALAGEQITAAITHHVVTTPEEADAHRMTGSPTLLVDGEDPFAERGLTAGLACRLYAGESGSGLEGAPSVSALRAALRRRMTGEAVLAGLIAWRGGAQPAGPIEHAVHRAILRRFAETGRPPRADQLADLAAGVSIEAVLDSLRESDVIQLDDTGRISSAYPFSGTPTAHRVTIDGGVEVYAMCAVDALGISAMLGGPHIGIVSVDPRTAETITVAVDGPEATAVPDSVAVFVGIHTGEGPSAETCCTLLNFFTDSESAGTWVDQNPHVTGMVIDLATATHCGAAIFGPLLAD
- a CDS encoding glycosyltransferase family 4 protein — encoded protein: MTFQPGGRRQRILLVTNDFPPRPGGIQSYLQELVTHLAGSHEVTVYAPRWKGCERYDAAADYQVVRHPTSLMLPSPGVRQRMVDLIKSQHSDVVWFGAAAPLALLSSAAKAAGAAVTAASTHGHEVGWSMLPVARYALRQIGDSTDVITYVSRYTRGRFAAAFGPRAALEHLPAGVDTNRFRPDPVAREELRRRYGLGERPTIVCVSRLVPRKGQDKLIEALPAIRERVDGAALVIVGGGPYAEPLRALASRVGVDEHVVFTGGVPWEELPAHHAMGDVFAMPCRTRGAGLDVEGLGIVFLEASACGVPVVAGNSGGAPETVRDGETGLVVDGRSVPAITDAIVQILSDPAQAAVMGETGRTWVTEHWRWDHHAARFAELVGGSA
- the ripC gene encoding peptidoglycan hydrolase RipC; the encoded protein is MLAMTAAALVGGIFAGGQVATADPNNDAVKKLNELSRQAEATSEAANSAKMDLDAKLAAQRDAEKAVLADEAVAKAARMAVSTYQVDVNKAMVAAYMGGNTSGYGAVLTSNSPQNLIDQLSVQRTVGTEMRGRMDSYRAAQSSADEAEQRSRDAVEQARVAAEQAKNVRASLQAKQSQLQVQIAVVKSQYNTLNPGQRAQLAALAPVPPPPPVEPGQAPDAPEPLMQAAAAAPAPEVAVGGGGSAIGANAVAAALTRIGAPYSWGGSGPNAFDCSGLVMWAYGQQGVSLPHSSQALARGGTPVALSDLQPGDVINFYGDASHTGIYVGNGMMVHASTYGVPVAVAPITSSGPIYNARRY
- the ctaE gene encoding aa3-type cytochrome oxidase subunit III — translated: MVSVGTIVWLSSELMFFAGLFAFYFTARAQSGGNWPPEPTELNLGLAIPVTAVLVASSFTCQMGVFAAERGDVFGLRRWYVITLIMGTFFVLGQGYEYMNLVHEGTTIASSAYGSTFYLATGFHGLHVIGGLVAFVYLLIRTRMSKFTPAQATSAIVVSYYWHFVDIVWVALFATIYFVR
- the trpD gene encoding anthranilate phosphoribosyltransferase; this translates as MLEHSWPQVLGELTNRRDLSAGQAAWAMDQIMTGAATPAQIAAFGVSMRMKRPTSDEVGELADTMLSHAIGFPSGGQDGQIGANAVDIVGTGGDGANTVNLSTMASIVVAACGVPVVKHGNRAASSLAGGADTLETLGVRIDLGPEAVMRSVAEVGIGFCFAPHFHPSYRYASAVRREIGVPTVFNLLGPLTNPARPRAGLIGCAFADLAEVTAGVFAGRGSSVLVVHGDDGLDELTTTTTSTIWRVQAGTVDTLRFDPAAFGFARARLEELVGGDPEFNAAEVRAVLGGRMGAVRDAVVLNAAGAMVAHAGLASDAQWVPAWEDALTRVSGAIDSGAAATLLDKWIVVSQQLGAQ
- a CDS encoding class I SAM-dependent methyltransferase, yielding MTEQSQPAHTDRLRAESFGGSADAYDRHRPRYPQPLIDELVSGGHTRALDVGAGTGIASAQLAAAGAEVLAVEPDARMAQMAAAKGIDVEVATFEEWQPTGRTFDLVLFAQSFHWVEPTTALRKVLTVLRPGGRLALVWNRIVPTSPTQQDLDTVYADFMDTTKRPSINTEDTVSAAIEKSGYHVRHSHFLDRPHFSTQAYLDMVFTYSNHLTLDAAARSVLRSRLEETIGDRGVDTTNDALALICTPVA
- a CDS encoding MerR family transcriptional regulator; protein product: MRSGEVASGAGVSVQTVHYYERRGLLEQPPRSAAGYRSYPVDAVEVVRFVKRAQEFGFTLDEVEELMQLANGGPDDCQAARDLAQAKRERLTGMITELQRMEQSLAELVSTCDRPRADRCCPLIGTLHTGAIR